In Oscillatoria acuminata PCC 6304, a single window of DNA contains:
- a CDS encoding pentapeptide repeat-containing protein, translated as MTLFPRRLAASTVELALITLSALVPLSLGWHATRYLNVQPVPLNPVLVTLEGAIARTLALPPTCPHPRGRRCTRLVPPLVNFLWTIGPIAALSVSIWQLYLLGLTGQTLPKRWLRLQVVTDSGKAPGFGRALLREAVGRWGVTLTSAYLIWLITGAVPDLVILGVTTALMVALDGLWSYFDPKCRTLHDRLAGTWVRSSRHSVSGPSKKMNSSNSKQVGIQFEAGGPLERMPESQPGLDQWWNRIRLQSSAKIVLALAVGLGAILGTFVTTQLYIQSQENARTQAARDQEKFLTWVQQFAPDERQGAILGLASLDNPEAQYQILADMLALETDAAQLDVLQQALVSSGGRSLPYLQKLNQSTRTDLDSLRYSTNEEQLEVVQLRLQATQRAIAKLLQLYSTEFDSLDLSRTHLGQVTTEAAPFTLVLEKTDLSGIRFRGAILSHASFKSSQFSSPGPDRRFGSLDDQKADFTASILTDADFTGAFLSHVLLAYSNLSRAKLDRANLSNAQLTGANLSSVQAIGADLREADLTNATLVGAQLVQANLTGILAIGARFPRVVATDATLAKANLMRSDWQGADLSRGNFTQSNLQNANMSGTKLAGANLSFAQLQNANFQQTDLTSVNFQGANVEGADFQGAVFFKPHTQNGDRLIQSPDPATAGFLRGVDFSNARNLDNKQIVYICAQGGIYPLCSQP; from the coding sequence GTGACCCTCTTTCCCCGGCGGTTGGCCGCGAGTACAGTAGAACTGGCGCTGATTACCCTTAGCGCCCTAGTTCCCCTGTCTTTGGGATGGCACGCCACCCGGTATCTGAATGTGCAACCTGTCCCCCTGAATCCCGTTCTGGTGACCCTGGAAGGTGCGATCGCCCGGACCCTGGCCCTGCCCCCCACTTGTCCCCATCCCCGAGGACGTCGCTGCACCCGTCTAGTCCCTCCCCTCGTCAATTTCCTCTGGACAATTGGCCCGATCGCCGCCTTAAGCGTCAGTATTTGGCAACTATATCTACTCGGACTCACGGGTCAGACTTTACCGAAGCGCTGGTTGCGCCTCCAGGTGGTGACGGATTCGGGAAAAGCGCCCGGTTTTGGGCGTGCACTGTTGCGAGAGGCAGTAGGCCGTTGGGGAGTCACCCTCACCAGCGCCTATCTGATCTGGCTGATCACAGGCGCAGTACCGGACTTAGTAATTTTAGGAGTAACAACGGCCTTGATGGTCGCCTTGGATGGACTCTGGAGTTACTTTGATCCCAAGTGCCGCACCCTGCACGATCGCCTCGCCGGAACGTGGGTCCGCAGTAGCCGACACAGCGTTTCGGGACCTAGTAAAAAAATGAACAGCAGCAACTCAAAACAGGTGGGGATTCAATTCGAGGCAGGCGGCCCCCTGGAACGGATGCCAGAATCACAACCCGGACTCGATCAGTGGTGGAATAGAATTCGTCTTCAAAGTAGCGCCAAAATAGTCCTAGCATTGGCCGTGGGTCTAGGTGCAATTTTGGGAACCTTCGTCACGACTCAACTTTATATCCAATCTCAAGAAAATGCCCGCACTCAGGCGGCGCGGGATCAGGAAAAGTTTCTCACTTGGGTCCAGCAATTTGCACCGGATGAGCGTCAAGGTGCGATTCTGGGATTAGCCAGTTTAGATAATCCCGAGGCCCAGTATCAAATTTTAGCGGATATGCTGGCCCTGGAAACGGACGCGGCTCAACTGGATGTCCTCCAACAAGCCTTAGTCAGCAGTGGCGGGCGATCGCTCCCCTATTTGCAAAAATTAAACCAATCCACCCGCACAGACCTGGATTCCCTGCGTTATAGCACCAATGAGGAGCAGTTGGAAGTAGTGCAATTGCGACTCCAAGCTACCCAACGGGCGATCGCCAAACTCCTCCAACTTTATAGCACTGAGTTCGACTCTTTAGATCTGAGCCGCACTCATTTGGGCCAAGTCACCACAGAAGCGGCCCCCTTCACCTTGGTGTTAGAAAAAACTGACTTATCCGGGATTAGATTTCGGGGCGCTATTTTAAGCCATGCCAGTTTTAAAAGCAGTCAATTTTCCAGTCCCGGACCCGATCGCCGTTTCGGAAGTTTGGATGACCAAAAAGCCGACTTTACCGCCAGCATCCTCACCGATGCCGACTTTACCGGGGCATTTTTAAGTCATGTTCTGCTTGCCTATAGCAATCTCAGTCGCGCCAAACTGGACCGGGCGAACCTCTCTAATGCTCAACTCACCGGGGCCAATCTCAGCAGTGTCCAGGCGATCGGGGCAGATTTGCGAGAAGCGGACCTCACCAATGCCACCTTGGTTGGTGCTCAGTTAGTCCAAGCGAACTTAACCGGCATTCTCGCCATCGGTGCTCGGTTCCCCCGGGTGGTGGCAACCGACGCGACCCTGGCAAAGGCAAACTTAATGCGATCGGACTGGCAAGGGGCGGATTTGAGCCGGGGGAATTTCACCCAATCTAATCTCCAAAATGCCAACATGAGCGGGACGAAACTAGCGGGTGCGAATTTGAGTTTTGCTCAATTACAAAATGCCAACTTCCAGCAAACCGATCTCACCTCGGTAAATTTTCAAGGGGCAAATGTAGAAGGGGCGGATTTCCAAGGGGCCGTGTTTTTCAAACCTCATACCCAAAATGGCGATCGCCTCATCCAATCCCCCGACCCTGCCACAGCCGGATTTTTGCGCGGGGTTGATTTTAGCAACGCTCGAAATTTAGATAATAAACAAATTGTTTATATCTGTGCTCAAGGGGGAATTTATCCTCTGTGTTCCCAACCATAA
- a CDS encoding GTPase family protein: MVRLKTWQWVVLALPIAAIVSFLLVAAGTQIHEWNLNWIWAIFTLVLVGWRWLLVQWTQPMMAEMEAAIAQVNQDIEESKQQNTGPTADEATQKAEIALQKILETSRNDAPIWEDLQTFGNRCQEVVTAIALIYNPEVKYPLLNIYIPQAYGLIRGTVDDLDRWMQQLSPALNQVTVGQAFQAYEMYRKLEPSARKLFQVWNWVQWFVNPAVAAARLASQGSSNRATQELLVNLGQLLREAALRNLSRQAATLYGNRILPETAAPMSIPALPKAKTQTLREIISQTEPVENIAQKPVNILLVGRTGAGKSSLINTLFDSDRAEVDLLPSTDLISNYHWQSEGGETLILWDTPGYEQAKRADLRQMVLDYGTTADLLLLVTPALDPALQMDVDFLKEIKAEVSDLPAIAIVTQVDRLRPIREWNPPYDWVWGDKPKEKSIREATQYRTEQLGEYCDRILPIVTQDSQQGRVAWNTDTLAVALIEAIDPAKQQRLARFLRDRESRIVTSAKIIDRYTFQMATTQGVTSLLKTPVLQFISTLSTGSPTLAYALAEQIPVEQLPMVIGKLQMAYDLFNLLNIDAKPFQFDLLSLWPLLRDNRGTSDRNAWAFGHALVEYWTQKLTLEQLRSRFESYLEQQPTS; encoded by the coding sequence ATGGTTCGATTAAAAACTTGGCAATGGGTGGTTTTAGCCCTGCCGATCGCCGCGATTGTTAGCTTTTTGCTGGTGGCAGCAGGAACCCAAATTCATGAATGGAATCTGAACTGGATTTGGGCAATCTTTACCCTGGTTTTAGTCGGGTGGCGGTGGCTATTAGTGCAGTGGACTCAACCGATGATGGCGGAAATGGAAGCGGCGATCGCCCAGGTGAATCAGGACATCGAAGAGTCTAAACAACAAAACACCGGACCCACCGCTGATGAAGCGACTCAAAAAGCCGAAATTGCTTTACAAAAGATATTAGAAACCTCTCGGAATGATGCGCCGATTTGGGAGGATTTACAAACCTTTGGGAACCGATGTCAGGAAGTCGTCACCGCCATTGCCTTAATTTATAATCCTGAAGTCAAATATCCCCTGCTTAATATTTACATTCCCCAAGCCTATGGACTGATTCGAGGCACTGTGGATGATCTGGACCGATGGATGCAACAACTCTCACCGGCATTGAATCAAGTCACCGTAGGACAAGCCTTTCAAGCCTATGAAATGTATCGAAAATTGGAACCTTCGGCGCGGAAGCTGTTCCAAGTTTGGAACTGGGTACAATGGTTTGTGAATCCGGCTGTAGCGGCTGCTAGATTGGCATCCCAGGGTTCTAGCAATCGGGCAACTCAAGAATTGTTAGTGAATTTGGGACAACTATTGCGAGAGGCCGCATTACGGAATTTAAGTCGGCAAGCGGCTACTTTGTATGGAAATCGGATATTACCCGAGACGGCTGCACCGATGTCTATTCCTGCTTTACCGAAGGCCAAAACCCAAACCCTGCGAGAGATTATCTCTCAAACAGAACCTGTGGAAAATATTGCACAAAAACCCGTTAATATATTGTTGGTCGGGCGTACAGGGGCGGGAAAAAGTAGTCTGATTAATACATTGTTTGATAGCGATCGCGCCGAAGTCGATTTGTTGCCGAGTACGGACCTAATCTCTAATTATCATTGGCAGAGTGAGGGCGGGGAGACCTTGATTTTATGGGATACCCCGGGATATGAACAAGCAAAACGCGCCGATTTGCGTCAGATGGTCCTCGACTATGGCACAACTGCTGATTTATTATTGTTAGTGACTCCTGCTTTGGATCCGGCCCTGCAAATGGATGTAGATTTTCTCAAAGAAATCAAGGCAGAGGTGTCAGATTTACCGGCGATCGCCATTGTGACTCAAGTCGATCGCTTGCGTCCGATTCGGGAGTGGAATCCCCCTTATGATTGGGTTTGGGGGGATAAACCCAAGGAAAAATCGATTCGGGAAGCCACTCAGTATCGCACTGAACAATTGGGAGAATATTGCGATCGCATTTTACCCATTGTCACCCAAGACTCACAACAAGGGCGAGTTGCTTGGAATACTGATACCTTGGCAGTCGCACTGATTGAGGCGATCGACCCGGCGAAACAACAGCGCCTTGCCCGATTTTTGCGCGATCGCGAATCCCGGATTGTGACTTCTGCTAAAATTATTGACCGCTATACCTTCCAGATGGCAACTACCCAAGGCGTAACCTCCTTACTCAAGACTCCCGTCCTCCAGTTCATTTCCACCCTTTCCACCGGGTCCCCGACCCTCGCTTACGCCTTAGCGGAACAAATCCCGGTGGAACAGTTACCGATGGTAATTGGTAAACTGCAAATGGCCTATGACTTATTTAATTTGTTGAATATCGACGCTAAACCCTTTCAGTTTGATTTGCTCTCCCTGTGGCCCTTGCTGCGAGATAATCGGGGAACCAGCGATCGCAATGCCTGGGCCTTTGGTCATGCCTTAGTCGAATATTGGACCCAGAAATTAACCTTAGAACAATTGCGATCGCGCTTTGAGTCCTATTTAGAGCAACAACCGACATCCTAA